CTGCAATCTATTATGGCTAAAGTTTCCAGGTGGTATGATGTAGAGGTAATTTATGAAACCCCGCCAGATCCTGATTTTAAATTCAGAGGTGAGATTTCCAGAGATAAAAATATCTCTGAATTACTGAATATGCTTGATTATACAGGGAATGTACACTTCAAAATTGAAGGAAGGAGGATTATCGTAAAGAAATAGCTACTATTTACTGCGTAATCCTGAAAAGAGGCCAGAAGTGCTCGAAACACTCCTGACCGAATCTGGAATACGTTAATAAAAATTTGAGATCCTATCAACCAAACCAGACAAACAAACTTAGCAAATATTGTGAGTTAATGCAATGTTAAGGTTTCATCGGCCGCTAAGACTTTGTCCTAAACCAGATGAAATGTATAAAACCTATACGAACCAACCCGTACTTAAAAAGTATGCGAATAAGATTTTATTAATGATACGATTCACCACCGTTATTTTAATAGCCACAATGATGCAGGTAAGTGCAAGTAGTTTCGCTCAGCGCATTTCCCTGAATACTAAAAATGCCCGGTTGGAGAAAGTATTAAAGGATATCCGGTCTCAAAGTGGTTACGACTTCCTTTTTAGTGAGGCGCTGATGAAGTCCAGTAAGCCGATCTCTGTATCTGTAAAAAACGCAGCTATAGAAGAGGTTCTGGAGAAGTGCTTTGACGACCAGCCGATCAGTTACAAGATTGAAAATAAAACAGTTTTATTGAAGGCAAAAGCTCCGGCAATCCTGGACCGTGTGGCGGCAATTTTTGCTGGTGATATAGAAGTGCGTGGAAATATCATCAATAAGAAGACCAATGAACCTTTGAGTGGTGTTACACTTAAGGTAAAGAATAAGAAAATAAGAGCTGGTTCTAACGGTAAGGGCGAATTTTTCCTGCCTAAAATGGAAGACAATAGTGTAATCACCTTCAGTTTCGTCGGCTTTGATTCTTTACAGGTTAGTCTGAGTGAATTTGAAAAAATGGCTGCCAATACCAGCTCATTTTCCAAAAACCTGAGCGTGGTCAAAACAGCTTCAGGCTTTTACCTGACCATAATGATGGAGCCATCAGTCTCATTTCTGGATGAAGTTATTGTACAGGCCTATGGAACTACAGACCGCCGCTTAAGTACAGGTAACATCTCGAAAATCAGCTCAAAAGAGCTGGAACAACAACCGGTGATGAACCCTTTACTGGCATTACAGGGTAGGATTCCGGGGGTAATCGTGACCCCAACCAACGGTTATGCGAGCAGCCCGGTAAAAGTGGAAATCAGAGGAAGGAAATCAATTAATTCTGCCTTTGTTTCTGATCCTTTATATGTAATAGACGGGGTGCCTCAAAATAATTTAGAGGTAGGGGGAATGTCCAGTTACGAGACCGGCTCTACAGGTATTACACAGAACCTGTTTTCTCCAACCGGAGGTCAAAGTCCAATGTTTAACATCAATAGCAAAGATATTGAAAGTATCGAAGTCTTGAAAGACGGTGATGCAACCGCTATTTATGGTTCAAGGGCTGCCAATGGCGTAATTCTGATTACGACGAAAAAGGGTAAACCTGGAGCGACTAAATTTTCTGTAGGAGTAGAGCAGGCCTATAGTGAAGTGACCAAACATTGGGACGTGCTCAGTACTCAGGAATATCTTCAGATCAGAAGAGAAGCATTTAAAAATGACAATATCACTCCCGACGCCGTCAACGCACCTGATCTGGTATCTTGGGATCAAAACAAACAAACTGACTGGCAAAAAATACTTTGGGGAAATATTGGTAAACAGTCTAATGTGACGATGAGTTTAACAGGGGGAGATGTACAAACCCAATTTCGTATTGGTGCTAATTATGGAAAGCAGACCGAGATCCTGACCAGTACAGGGAGTAATCAAAGGGCAGGATTAGCGTTTAACCTGGGGCATCAAACCACAGACAGGAAGTTTAAGGTAGATTTTGGGGGCATGTATACCTATACAACGGTCAATACCACTGCTTTTCCCAGTGTGACTACTTTACCACCCAATGCGCCGGATATTTATGGAGCTGATGGCCTCTTTAATTTTGAGCAATGGAGAACGCCTCCAGAATCAAGGGTGACGTTTCCTTTTGGCGTGTTGGATAATCCATATTATTCTGATACCCACATGATCACCAGTAACCTGCGACTGAGCTATGCGGTTCTCGATAACCTGAATTTTTCTACCAATTTTGGATACAATTATAGCAGTAATACCAATAAGGGTTTCGGCTATATCCGCTCGCAGGATCCAATTACTAAACCAACAGGATCATCCTTTTTTGGTGACAATACCAATATGAATATACTGGTAGAACCTCAGCTGGACTATAAGTTGAAAATAAGCAAGGGAGAACTTTCATTATTGTTAGGCGGATCTTTGCAGAAAAATATAACGAGGGCCAATTCTATAACGGGTATTGGTTATGAAACTGATGATTTTCTAGAATCTATTAATCTGGCACCTGCGATTTTTAATCCTGTTGGAAATGTTGGTTATTATAAATATGCCGCCATATTTGGCAGGATCAATTACAAATGGGAAGAGAAATATATTCTTAACATGAATTTCCGCAGAGACGGGTCCTCCCGCTTTGGCCCAGGTAACCAATTTGGTAATTTCGGCTCTGTTGGAGCAGCATGGATTTTAACTGAAGAATCGGCCATAAGAAAAACACTTCCAGGCTTTATGAGTTTCCTGAAGCTAAGGGGAAGTTATGCCTTAACTGGCAGTGATGCCATTGGAGACTACAAGTATCTGGCTCAATGGGCTAAAAATAAATCTTATGCTGATCCATTAGCTGATTATGATGGTTCTGGTTCGCTGGTCAATGTTCTTGCCTTAAATCCAAATTATCAATGGCAAGTGAATAAAAAAATGGAAGGCGCCATACAAATTGGTTTTTTAGAAAATCGTATTAACGTCCAGTTCGACCTGTACCGCGAACGCTGCGACAACCAGTTAATCCAATTCCCTATCCCGAATTATACTGGTTTTCCAAGTGTAATTGCCAACTGGCCTGCGGTAGTAGACAACAGAGGCTGGGATTTGACAGTAGATGCGAATTTGATCAGAAATGAGAAGTTTAATTGGTCGGTTGCGCTATTTGCTTCCAGAAACAAGAACATATTAGTTTCTTATCCGGATATCTCACATTCGCCTTTTGTGAATACAATGAAAGTGGGCGAATCTATCAATACCAAATACCTTTTTCACTATTTAGGTGTAGATCCGCTGACTGGAGTTTATAAGATGGAAGATTACGATCAGAATGGGAATGTTGCATCAAATACGGGAGTAGCTGGTCAGGGTGATCAATATATTGCCTTAGATCTTTCTCCAAAACTTACTGCTGGGCTGACTAGTAGTTTTAGCTATAAAAACCTCAGCCTGAGTACTACCTTCAGTTACAACAATTTTATAGGGGCTGATCCCAATTATAGCCCAGACATTTATGCTGGAAACTTAGGTAACCTGCCAACACAAATCCTGGGGAATTATTGGAAGGCGCCAGGTGATCATGCCTTATATCCAAAAGCAACCACGATGTTCGATGAAGGAACAAGTCTGTTTGCAAATTCAGATGGCAGATATAGAACGGTTTCTTATGTCCGCCTGTCTAATCTTGCCCTTTCTTATACACTAAATCCAAATTGGGCAAAGAAATTAGGTGCAGAATCCTTGAGGATTTATATGAATGCCCAGAACGTATTTGTGATCAGCAATGTCAAAGGTTTTGATCCTGATGTACAGCAATTTGGGGCGCTTCCACCCGCCAAAATCTATTTGTGTGGCCTTTCGTTAACTTTTTAATTCCTATAGAGATGACAATTAAAAGAAATTTAAATAGCTATACCCTGATTTTTGCCCTAATGCTGATGTGTGTTTCTTGTAAGGATATGATCGCCATTCCCGATCCCATCAATACGATTACTACCGATAAGGTTTTCGACAATGACAATCAGGCTAATTCTGCGATGACTGGCACCTATTCTCAATTAATTAATGCTGAAGGAGGGATTAGTTTTGGAAGTGGCTCAATAACTTTATTAGGCAGTATGGGGGCTGATGAATTGAGGATATCTGCCATTGTCCCCAGTCCATATTATATCAATAAAATACCAACAGATGATGGCGATACGCGCCAATTATGGATTGGTGCTTATAGGAATATTTATAATGCCAATGCTGTTATTGAGGGAATTAGTGCTTCCACTTCTCCAAAGCTCCACACTGAGTTCAGAATAAAGCTGACCGCTGAGGCTAAGTTTTTAAGGGCCTATAGCTATTTCTACCTGGTCAATCTTTTTGGAGATGTCCCAATGGCGCTTTCAGCTGATTTTAATCAGACGTCTAAAATGAGCCGTACGCCTAAAGCTGAAGTATATGCACAGATCATTAAAGATTTGCAGGATGCAAAAGCAAATCTGGCTGGTGATTTTTCGGGATCAAAACTCGGGGAGCGCATTCGTGCCAATAAATGGGCAGCAACAGCAATGCTGGCAAGGGTTTATCTTTTTACAGGAGATTATGCGAATGCCGCGGCAGCCGCAACGGAAGTCATTAATCAAACCGCTTTATTTGAATTGAAATCTGATTTAACTGAGGTTTTTTTAATGAATAATAAAGAGGCCATCTGGCAATTACAGCAGAGCAATCTGATTGCTCCTCATGGAAATGCCACCCCCGAAGGTTATGCCTTCAAAGCTCATCCTTCGATTATACCAGGTGAATATATCGGTTACCGTCTTACGGATGAGCTGGTCGGGGAATTTGAAGACCAGGACAAGAGAAAGACTTCATGGCTGGTGCC
The sequence above is drawn from the Pedobacter cryoconitis genome and encodes:
- a CDS encoding SusC/RagA family TonB-linked outer membrane protein, yielding MYKTYTNQPVLKKYANKILLMIRFTTVILIATMMQVSASSFAQRISLNTKNARLEKVLKDIRSQSGYDFLFSEALMKSSKPISVSVKNAAIEEVLEKCFDDQPISYKIENKTVLLKAKAPAILDRVAAIFAGDIEVRGNIINKKTNEPLSGVTLKVKNKKIRAGSNGKGEFFLPKMEDNSVITFSFVGFDSLQVSLSEFEKMAANTSSFSKNLSVVKTASGFYLTIMMEPSVSFLDEVIVQAYGTTDRRLSTGNISKISSKELEQQPVMNPLLALQGRIPGVIVTPTNGYASSPVKVEIRGRKSINSAFVSDPLYVIDGVPQNNLEVGGMSSYETGSTGITQNLFSPTGGQSPMFNINSKDIESIEVLKDGDATAIYGSRAANGVILITTKKGKPGATKFSVGVEQAYSEVTKHWDVLSTQEYLQIRREAFKNDNITPDAVNAPDLVSWDQNKQTDWQKILWGNIGKQSNVTMSLTGGDVQTQFRIGANYGKQTEILTSTGSNQRAGLAFNLGHQTTDRKFKVDFGGMYTYTTVNTTAFPSVTTLPPNAPDIYGADGLFNFEQWRTPPESRVTFPFGVLDNPYYSDTHMITSNLRLSYAVLDNLNFSTNFGYNYSSNTNKGFGYIRSQDPITKPTGSSFFGDNTNMNILVEPQLDYKLKISKGELSLLLGGSLQKNITRANSITGIGYETDDFLESINLAPAIFNPVGNVGYYKYAAIFGRINYKWEEKYILNMNFRRDGSSRFGPGNQFGNFGSVGAAWILTEESAIRKTLPGFMSFLKLRGSYALTGSDAIGDYKYLAQWAKNKSYADPLADYDGSGSLVNVLALNPNYQWQVNKKMEGAIQIGFLENRINVQFDLYRERCDNQLIQFPIPNYTGFPSVIANWPAVVDNRGWDLTVDANLIRNEKFNWSVALFASRNKNILVSYPDISHSPFVNTMKVGESINTKYLFHYLGVDPLTGVYKMEDYDQNGNVASNTGVAGQGDQYIALDLSPKLTAGLTSSFSYKNLSLSTTFSYNNFIGADPNYSPDIYAGNLGNLPTQILGNYWKAPGDHALYPKATTMFDEGTSLFANSDGRYRTVSYVRLSNLALSYTLNPNWAKKLGAESLRIYMNAQNVFVISNVKGFDPDVQQFGALPPAKIYLCGLSLTF
- a CDS encoding RagB/SusD family nutrient uptake outer membrane protein; this translates as MTIKRNLNSYTLIFALMLMCVSCKDMIAIPDPINTITTDKVFDNDNQANSAMTGTYSQLINAEGGISFGSGSITLLGSMGADELRISAIVPSPYYINKIPTDDGDTRQLWIGAYRNIYNANAVIEGISASTSPKLHTEFRIKLTAEAKFLRAYSYFYLVNLFGDVPMALSADFNQTSKMSRTPKAEVYAQIIKDLQDAKANLAGDFSGSKLGERIRANKWAATAMLARVYLFTGDYANAAAAATEVINQTALFELKSDLTEVFLMNNKEAIWQLQQSNLIAPHGNATPEGYAFKAHPSIIPGEYIGYRLTDELVGEFEDQDKRKTSWLVPVTNAGTTTYYVDKYKIGFGNSAVNGPITEYYTMLRLAEQYLIRAEALTLGNSQLDLAIADLNVIRARAGVTALPLGLSKPEIVRAIEKERRTEFFAEWGHRWLDLKRTGRAHDVLSTIPVKQPWAGDYQLLYPIPVIEIQTNNNLTQNPGY